CGCGGAGCGAGAGGCAGGCCACGCAATTGCCCACCCCGATGAACAGGCGCTCCTTCCATACGAGGGCCGAGCGTCCTTCGATGGGCATCATAAAGCCGCCGCCCGCGAGGACGACGGCGGGAACGTCGTCGACGAGCACACCATAGGGGGAGCCGATATAGTCTCCATCGCCGATGGTGATCTCGCGCGCGTACTTGCGCTCGTTATCGGCCGACCCGAACGAATATTGCGGCTCTTCGACGATCCGGATCCTCCCGATCGAGGATAAAAGCTGCAACCACGCCATGGCCGTCATCCCTACGGATTCGATCGAGCCGCCAGAGTGCCCTTGCGTCATCGGCTCCACAAGTCGGCGGCCTGCCGTGACGTCGACCAGAGCCGAGTGGCCCGCGTCGGACGGCACGCCGATCAGGCCGGCGCGAGCGACTTGCCGTAGGCGTCGAGCATGGCCGCGACCGCGTGCAGCATCGCCGTCAGCGGCGTCGTCGCCCGGACGTCGAATGCCATGCCGGTGCGCTCGAACAAAGCCAGGCATAGCTGCGCGGAATCGTGGCGAGACTGGTAGGCGATGCCGTCCGGCCGGTCCGCATGGTCCCAGAGCGCGTCCGACCAGGCGCCGCAGGGCCCATACGGGCCGGTCGAGACGGCATTGTCGGTCCCGACCGTCTGCAGCCCGGCGCCGTGCAGCCTGACGACCCGCAGGGCCCGGCGGCAGCTGAGCTCGGTCGCGGCGCGGTCCGCGACATCGGCGAGGGCGACCATCCGCCGCTGCGGGTTGCGCAGCAGGGTTTCCGCCATGGCGGCGCCGCGCGACAGCCCGACATAGAGCACGCCGAAACGGCTGCCGGCGCTGTCGAAGCGATAGGTCGGCGGGATGCCGGCGCCCGGACCGAAGAGCACCGGCGCGAACGCCAAGCGGTGGATGCGATGCAGCACCGTGCCCGGCGGCAGGACGTCGATCGGCAGGGCGACGCCGCCGAGCCAGGCCGGCGGCAGGGGCGCGGCGCCGGTCGGTCCGCGGGGGCCGGCCGGTCGCGCAGGCTTCATGCGAAGCCGTCGCCCCGCTCGGCCCGGACGAGGCGGCGCACCGCGTCGAGATCACCGCTGCGCAAGGCCTCGAGGGGTGTCCGGCCCCCGAGCGCCGTGTCGGGCGCCAGCAGGAAATCCAGTGTCGCCCAAGGCCCGGCCGCGCCGAGGCCGCGCACGACCTCTGCGAGGCCCGGGACGACCTCTCCCTGGCCGAACTGGCAGACGGGGTAGCGCCAGTCGCTGCCTTCGCGGACCGCAAGCAGCGCGCCGGCGCGCCGGCGCTTGTCCACGGCCTGGCGGGTGATCCCGAGCACGCGGCCGGCCGCCTCGGCCGACACCACGCCGCCGGCTGCTGCGAGCAGTGCCTGGCGATGCTCGACATTGCGGGCCAGCGCGGGCACGAGCGGATCGAGCTCGGCGACGGCCGTACCGATCACGTCGGAACGGCTGAGAAGCCGGGCCAGCGATCCGGCATCCGTTGGAGCGGCCAACACGTCCGCCAAGGTCGTGACCGGCACGCTTCCGGCAATCCGCTCCAGGGCGGACAAGGCCCGACGCAGGAAGGCTGCCTGAATCGAATCAGGCTCGGCGTGCACGTTGAGCACGAAGCTCGATGATGCCGGCCCACGGGCCATGGCTGTTTCCACGAGTTGACTTGGGCGATATGTAGGGAGGACGGAGACGAAGTCAACCTAGAG
This is a stretch of genomic DNA from Labrys wisconsinensis. It encodes these proteins:
- a CDS encoding antitoxin Xre/MbcA/ParS toxin-binding domain-containing protein — encoded protein: MARGPASSSFVLNVHAEPDSIQAAFLRRALSALERIAGSVPVTTLADVLAAPTDAGSLARLLSRSDVIGTAVAELDPLVPALARNVEHRQALLAAAGGVVSAEAAGRVLGITRQAVDKRRRAGALLAVREGSDWRYPVCQFGQGEVVPGLAEVVRGLGAAGPWATLDFLLAPDTALGGRTPLEALRSGDLDAVRRLVRAERGDGFA
- a CDS encoding RES family NAD+ phosphorylase; this encodes MKPARPAGPRGPTGAAPLPPAWLGGVALPIDVLPPGTVLHRIHRLAFAPVLFGPGAGIPPTYRFDSAGSRFGVLYVGLSRGAAMAETLLRNPQRRMVALADVADRAATELSCRRALRVVRLHGAGLQTVGTDNAVSTGPYGPCGAWSDALWDHADRPDGIAYQSRHDSAQLCLALFERTGMAFDVRATTPLTAMLHAVAAMLDAYGKSLAPA